The Colias croceus chromosome W, ilColCroc2.1 genome contains a region encoding:
- the LOC123704911 gene encoding uncharacterized protein LOC123704911: MSKYLKINLPSRNSIKHELVHFNNLNLADPNFYESGCMDLLLGVNEYTKILQEGLIKGPSGTICAQNTNLGWIIMGGIINMKVNTIHKSLMVTNLTSDSNINDLLKTIWEIDIDTNRKLTKEEQLCEDIYERTHERDSNGKYIVTLPFKTEKLLSPEGNTREVAVRRLLQLERRFKRDPDLKKEYLKVIEEYKELKHIEEVPEKEINKKAVYLPHHAVVRQDKETTKTRVVFDASCKGSNNISLNDELLPGPVLQEDLRNIIMRWRTHKICFVSDIQKMYRMIWMNRNDVDYQRIVWRNDPTENIQDMRLLTVTFGTASAPYLAVRTLKQLAADEGHHFPEAARILNEDFYVDDCMSGGDDLEQCIQLRKDLTELLRRGGFDLKKWSSNSAEFLQSLEPNDRSTKAHLDIKLDGIVKALGVQWNLGTDRFEYNFSLESIDDDNVIITKRNILSDIQKLFDPLGWIAPCIVLAKILMQKLWLEKANWDEDLNIFIKEEWKNIRNDLQNIKDITIDRWLGTVNTNFDTIEIHGFSDASTLAYAAVVYCRVRNDDGTYSTSLIAARTRVAPLKTISWLRNNELQLERPEYIQTDLEEKKIPINTVTLTNTIQDKISLKFEEFDTLKELLKTIAYCKKFLRFKKNKEDMKITIEYLTSLQQRTRWLKKNDEFKVGDVILIKQPNLPPGKWALGRITAKHPGPDGFTRVYSVKSGDSVIKRSVSKLCYLPINTDIN, encoded by the exons ATGtcaaagtatttaaaaataaacttaccttCGAGAAATAGTATTAAGCATGAGCTTGTACactttaacaatttaaatttagcagATCCAAACTTTTATGAGTCGGGTTGTATGGATCTTTTATTGGGTGTAAATGAATACACAAAAATTCTACAAGAAGGTTTAATCAAGGGTCCCTCAGGTACTATATGTGCTCAAAATACCAACCTGGGATGGATCATTATGGgtggaataattaatatgaaggTTAACACTATACATAAGTCTTTAATGGTTACAAATTTAACTAGTGATTCAAATATTAATGACTTACTTAAAACTATATGGGAGATAGATATTGATACAAATAGAAAGTTAACTAAAGAAGAGCAACTATGTGAAGATATATATGAAAGAACACATGAGAGAGATAGTAATGGAAAATATATAGTTACATTACcttttaaaactgaaaagcTGCTTTCACCTGAAGGAAACACGAGAGAAGTAGCTGTAAGAAGATTGTTGCAATTAGAGAGAAGATTTAAAAGAGATCCAGATCTGAAAAAAGAATACCTGAAAGTTATAGAAGAATACAAAGAATTAAAACACATTGAAGAAGTAcctgaaaaagaaataaataaaaaagcagtTTACTTACCCCACCACGCCGTTGTACGCCAAGATAAGGAGACCACGAAGACTCGAGTTGTGTTCGACGCTTCCTGTAAAGGTTCTAACAACATATCATTAAATGATGAACTCTTACCTGGTCCAGTATTGCAAGAAGATCTCAGAAACATTATTATGAGGTGGAGAACTCATAAAATCTGTTTCGTATCAGACATTCAGAAAATGTACAGAATGATATGGATGAATAGGAATGATGTCGACTACCAAAGAATAGTCTGGCGAAATGATCCAACTGAAAATATACAAGATATGAGATTACTTACCGTCACTTTTGGCACAGCATCCGCTCCATACCTAGCTGTAAGAACACTTAAACAACTTGCTGCTGATGAAGGTCATCATTTTCCTGAGGCTGCTAGAATATTAAACGAAGATTTTTACGTAGACGATTGCATGTCTGGTGGTGATGATTTAGAACAATGTATTCAGCTAAGAAAAGATTTGACGGAACTATTGCGAAGAGGAGGTTTTGATCTTAAAAAGTG GTCGTCTAATAGTGcagaatttttacaatcttTAGAACCAAATGATAGATCTACAAAGGCGcatttagatattaaattagaTGGTATTGTCAAGGCATTAGGTGTTCAATGGAATTTGGGAACGGATCGAttcgaatataattttagtttagaATCAATAGATGAtgataatgttataataactaAACGCAATATTCTTTctgatatacaaaaattatttgatccatTAGGATGGATTGCACCTTGCAttgttttagcaaaaattttaatgCAGAAGTTATGGCTTGAAAAAGCAAACTGGGATGAggatcttaatatttttataaaagaagaGTGGAAGAATATTCGCAATGATCTCCAGAATATAAAGGATATTACTATAGATAGATGGCTTGGAAcagtaaatacaaattttgatACAATTGAAATTCATGGGTTTTCAGACGCTTCGACATTAGCTTATGCTGCAGTTGTTTACTGTCGTGTTAGAAATGATGATGGAACTTATAGTACAAGTCTAATTGCTGCAAGAACAAGGGTTGCACCACTTAAGACGATATC GTGGTTAAGAAACAATGAACTACAATTAGAAAGACCAGAATATATACAAACTGATTTAGAAGAAAAGAAGATACCTATTAATACAGTCACACTAACAAACACTATACAagataaaatttcattaaagtTTGAAGAATTTGACACATTAAAAGaattattgaaaacaatagcttattgtaagaaatttttgagatttaaaaagaataaagAAGACATGAAAATAACAATTGAATATTTGACTAGTTTACAACAGCGAACTAGATGGTTGAAGAAGAATGATGAATTTAAAGTAGGTGatgttattttgattaaacAACCTAATTTGCCACCTGGCAAATGGGCATTAGGGCGTATCACTGCCAAACACCCGGGGCCAGACGGTTTCACTAGGGTTTATAGTGTTAAGAGCGGTGatagtgtaataaaaagaaGTGTATCTAAATTGTGTTATCTTCCTATCAATACAGATATCaattaa